The Bdellovibrionota bacterium genomic interval TGAGCTAACTAGCGAAGATCACATCGATTCCGATCGGTACGCTCCTTGCTCCCTATCCCGCTTGAGGGATGTGGGAGTGAGAGTTTTCCTTGCAGCGTCGGTTGTTTTTTTCGGTTCTTCAGCTTGGGCAACCACCTATTACGTCGATGGGACTTGTTCCACCAACGGAAACGGAGCGCCGAACGCCACCACGCTTCCACCAGCCTGTGGATCGGCCGGTCCGTTCAATAACCTTCAAAATGGTATCAATGCGCTCTCTTCACCGGGAGATGTTCTTACGATCCGGGGTGTTCATGATTCGTTTGATGGTCGCTACGGTTCGGATCAATTTTCAATCAACGGAAAGAATGGCTCAAGCAGCAGCCCGATCACGATCCGACCTTATGGATATTCCGGACCGGGTACCGGCGAAACGGTTTACATCGAAGGGACCGGAATGCCGACGTCCGGTTGGACCCAATGTGCGACCAATAGTTCCGGGACATGTTCCGGGGTTCCGTCTCCCTATAATGAAGTTTGGTACGCCACAAGCAGCGGGGCTGCGAGCCGGGTAATCGGGGCACAGCGTCCGGACGGTACGCCGACGTTTCGTGTGACATCGCCTGGAGCACTTACGGGGCAATATTATTCGTACAGTCCTCAAAGTGGCGGCCCGATTCTCGTGCGATGGGGAACATCGCTTCCTGCCAAACCGTATGTTTTCTACGACAACGTTGGGATCGGCTTTAAAGTGGAGAACAGTTCCTACATTACGATCCGCGGTTTCGTGATCCGGTGCCATCAGCAGATGGGCGTGTACGTTTCGAGTCCCTCGTCCAATATCGTGGTCGACAGCAACCGGATTCTGTACGACCTCGATCGTACGGGAAGAGGGAATGACTACGGTGTGGTCAATTACAACGCCACGTTTATCACCTTTCGAAACAATGAGATCGCTTACACGGGGAGTGAAGGGATTCATTCCCAAGCCACCCTCAGCGGCCCGACGGTTCTGACGATTCAGGGGAACTGGATTCATGACCTGGGAAACCAGGCCGTGTTGGGACCAGCCGTAGCTGGAACGCCATCCGGCATGATTCTGGGCGACTATTCGGGTGGAACGGCGAACGGAGATTACACCGGCTCAGTGATCGAGAACAACCTCATCGACGGGATTTACTCGGGAACTTCCTGCGGCGCTGGGATCTCCCTTGAAAACCACAGCGACAACTGGATTATACGAAACAATCTGATCTCAAATATTTGCTCAAGTTGCCTTTGGTTGGACGGCGTCGCTTCCAGCACCAGCGACAATCAGTTCTATAACAACATCTTCATGAATTGCGGCCGGGAATCTGGATGGGGGATCAACCTCCAAAATCACAGCAATCGGAACCTCTTCTATAATAATACGTTCGTCGGTGTACCGAACGAGGCTGTCTTAAGTTCAGGGGGATGGTGTAGCTCATCGACCTGCTCAGGTAACGTTTTCCGCAACAACATCTTTATGGACGATCGCAGTTATCGGCCATACCCACTGATTGATTTCTCAGCGGGAGGTGCGTTTGAAAACAATCTGGTCTTCGGACTTTATTATGGAACGAATTCTGGAGCGACCATCGTCAAGTTCGCCGGCTCAAGCTACTCCTGCGGTTCACTGGGGGGTTTTGGTTCCAATAAATGCGCGAACCCGGCATTTGTTTCGGTAGCTTCGAACAATTACCATCTCACGTCCTCTTCGCCCGCGATCAATGGGGGCACTTCGAGCGGGATGCCGTCGGCGAGAACGACGGACATTAACAACACGCTGGCTTCCTTGCACGGGCTTCCAAGCTACGCGGATAATCAACTGGCAAATGGTGTGTGGGACATCGGCGCGGACGAGTTTTCAAGTACGTCGGGAGGCGTGTGTGGCAACGGCGTGA includes:
- a CDS encoding right-handed parallel beta-helix repeat-containing protein, which codes for MRVFLAASVVFFGSSAWATTYYVDGTCSTNGNGAPNATTLPPACGSAGPFNNLQNGINALSSPGDVLTIRGVHDSFDGRYGSDQFSINGKNGSSSSPITIRPYGYSGPGTGETVYIEGTGMPTSGWTQCATNSSGTCSGVPSPYNEVWYATSSGAASRVIGAQRPDGTPTFRVTSPGALTGQYYSYSPQSGGPILVRWGTSLPAKPYVFYDNVGIGFKVENSSYITIRGFVIRCHQQMGVYVSSPSSNIVVDSNRILYDLDRTGRGNDYGVVNYNATFITFRNNEIAYTGSEGIHSQATLSGPTVLTIQGNWIHDLGNQAVLGPAVAGTPSGMILGDYSGGTANGDYTGSVIENNLIDGIYSGTSCGAGISLENHSDNWIIRNNLISNICSSCLWLDGVASSTSDNQFYNNIFMNCGRESGWGINLQNHSNRNLFYNNTFVGVPNEAVLSSGGWCSSSTCSGNVFRNNIFMDDRSYRPYPLIDFSAGGAFENNLVFGLYYGTNSGATIVKFAGSSYSCGSLGGFGSNKCANPAFVSVASNNYHLTSSSPAINGGTSSGMPSARTTDINNTLASLHGLPSYADNQLANGVWDIGADEFSSTSGGVCGNGVIESGEQCDGSNLNGQTCASQGFSSGSLSCNSACQFNTSQCVSADTQPPSVPSNLNAQAMSNSQINLTWIASSDNVGVSGYKVSRSLNSSGPFSEIGTIASPSYPDSGLSASTTYYYVVAAYDAANNMSGNSNVASATTQTAPVTSSLSVSLSASPTGGKSPVTVSFVATPSGATSVIYDWNFGDGGFLSGTSSSSVRNTYGKGNYTVTVKGTDASTGASAQASTTIKVVGRPGAVATSSGSTTTALSVSEGQLYQFTAVEVDDSNRAVALAPELLALAELNVDQVARGKGQVDAFLEEGKSYQICESFPSDNTTPDCWAVQQNHGMLQLISGNPTTFIINSTEASQSSSTGDMYSVSSGGCG